One genomic segment of Desulforamulus reducens MI-1 includes these proteins:
- the rplJ gene encoding 50S ribosomal protein L10, giving the protein MPTTKAQKTVMLGEVKEKMSNAQVTILADFRGVPVAKITDLRARLRKAGSEMKVAKNTIAGIAAKEIGIEGLEPYLEGPTVFAFGIEDPVTPAKILSDFAKEIKQGVDIKAGILEGKVIDAAGVKALADLPSREVLLAKVLGGMQAPMYGFAGVLAANLRNLVYVLDQVRQQKEGQAS; this is encoded by the coding sequence TTGCCGACTACAAAAGCTCAAAAAACAGTCATGTTAGGCGAAGTTAAAGAAAAAATGTCTAACGCTCAAGTAACCATCCTGGCAGATTTCCGGGGTGTGCCTGTTGCTAAAATTACAGACCTGCGTGCGCGCCTGCGTAAAGCTGGCAGTGAAATGAAGGTAGCTAAAAATACCATCGCTGGTATTGCAGCGAAGGAAATTGGTATTGAAGGTTTGGAACCCTATCTTGAAGGTCCCACCGTATTTGCCTTTGGCATTGAAGACCCTGTGACTCCTGCAAAAATTCTTAGCGATTTTGCTAAGGAGATAAAGCAAGGGGTTGATATCAAGGCTGGTATTCTGGAAGGAAAAGTTATTGATGCCGCTGGCGTTAAAGCTTTGGCGGATCTGCCCTCCAGAGAAGTTTTACTGGCAAAAGTACTGGGTGGTATGCAAGCTCCTATGTACGGTTTTGCCGGCGTACTGGCTGCCAACCTGCGCAATCTGGTTTATGTATTGGATCAGGTGCGTCAGCAAAAAGAAGGTCAAGCATCCTAA
- the rplL gene encoding 50S ribosomal protein L7/L12, whose amino-acid sequence MSKVAEVLEIVKGLTVLELAELVKAFEEEFGVSAAAPVAVAAAPAAGAAAAEEEKTEFDVILTSAGDKKINVIKVVREITGLGLKEAKELVDGAPKPVKEKIAKEEAESIKAKLTEAGATVDVK is encoded by the coding sequence ATGTCTAAAGTTGCTGAAGTATTAGAAATTGTAAAAGGCCTAACCGTTCTGGAACTGGCTGAATTAGTTAAAGCTTTTGAAGAAGAATTTGGTGTATCTGCTGCTGCTCCCGTAGCTGTTGCTGCTGCTCCTGCTGCTGGCGCTGCTGCTGCTGAAGAAGAAAAAACCGAATTTGATGTTATTCTGACTTCCGCTGGCGACAAGAAGATCAACGTTATTAAAGTTGTTCGCGAAATCACCGGTCTGGGTCTGAAAGAAGCGAAAGAACTGGTTGATGGCGCTCCCAAGCCTGTTAAAGAGAAAATTGCCAAAGAAGAAGCTGAGTCCATCAAAGCTAAGCTTACTGAAGCTGGCGCTACCGTTGACGTTAAGTAA